From Spirosoma aerolatum, one genomic window encodes:
- a CDS encoding ferritin-like domain-containing protein yields MHNSTQTAPETASVQRRSFLRTVGAAAVTGGILTACSTADLQVSPSGARAAAPGDIITLPGGDLGILNYAFVLEQLEARFYEMVLANPYSGITAMEMQIFQDLRNHEVTHRAFYRTALGGAGIPDLTFDFSSINFRQRTDVLEASRMFAEVGTAAYTGGGKYLTDPENLKVAGKIVSLEARHVAIIREMEYMNQTAFSGDNIVMDGLFIKMEPSEVLPKAQKYILEKIDGRNLPTAVA; encoded by the coding sequence ATGCATAATTCTACGCAAACTGCGCCCGAGACGGCTTCCGTTCAACGGCGATCGTTTTTGCGAACTGTCGGAGCCGCAGCGGTCACCGGTGGTATTTTAACGGCCTGTTCCACAGCGGATCTGCAAGTGAGTCCAAGCGGGGCACGGGCCGCAGCACCGGGCGACATCATTACACTACCTGGCGGTGATCTGGGCATCCTGAACTACGCCTTCGTTCTTGAGCAACTTGAAGCTCGTTTTTATGAAATGGTTCTGGCGAATCCCTATTCAGGCATAACTGCCATGGAAATGCAGATATTCCAGGATCTGCGCAACCATGAGGTAACACACCGGGCCTTTTACCGGACCGCCCTGGGAGGTGCCGGTATCCCCGATCTAACCTTCGATTTCAGCAGTATCAACTTCCGCCAGCGTACCGACGTGCTAGAGGCTTCCCGCATGTTTGCCGAGGTAGGTACAGCCGCGTATACAGGTGGTGGTAAATACCTGACTGATCCTGAGAACCTGAAAGTTGCGGGTAAAATTGTGTCACTCGAAGCCCGGCACGTGGCCATCATTCGCGAGATGGAATACATGAATCAAACGGCTTTTTCGGGCGACAACATCGTTATGGACGGCCTGTTCATCAAAATGGAGCCATCGGAAGTGCTGCCCAAAGCGCAAAAATATATCCTTGAAAAAATCGATGGTCGTAATCTGCCGACAGCCGTCGCCTAA
- a CDS encoding response regulator, with protein MRQNLKRAKVLVIDDNADHWMLIKKAMQHCLPEVTLVHVSSVQETLELLQEWNTQEWELPQLILQDLYLPTREAGWQLLAQIKTMSTSVSRIPLIMFSSSNDHLDIEEAYHAGVSSYLIKPVDYADWVAYFNELRAYWWETVTLPPVQFTIY; from the coding sequence ATGCGGCAAAACTTAAAACGAGCCAAAGTGCTGGTGATCGATGACAACGCAGATCATTGGATGTTAATAAAAAAGGCTATGCAGCACTGCCTTCCCGAGGTGACACTTGTGCATGTCAGCAGTGTACAGGAGACACTTGAGCTACTTCAGGAGTGGAATACACAGGAGTGGGAACTGCCTCAACTTATTCTACAGGATTTATACCTTCCAACTCGGGAAGCCGGATGGCAGCTATTGGCCCAAATTAAGACGATGTCTACGTCCGTGAGTCGGATTCCGTTGATTATGTTCAGTTCATCCAACGATCATCTCGATATTGAAGAAGCCTACCACGCAGGTGTTTCTTCATATTTGATTAAACCTGTTGATTACGCTGATTGGGTGGCTTACTTTAATGAACTTCGTGCCTATTGGTGGGAAACCGTTACGTTACCCCCCGTTCAGTTTACAATATACTGA
- a CDS encoding RagB/SusD family nutrient uptake outer membrane protein produces MKKTFNYILLTGCLLALGACEQALEVTPKSEFSPGNVLTSESGIKSLLFSAYAQEQTQSNSRYVINDSEVCTDMGFNTGGAENGQLITIINFTWDPSLGTFNDDMWGPNYRSIRDANGVIENIANVNTTEANKKLYKAEARALRAQAYANLYSFFGPVPLRMSTTQPGQLARATDAEMLNFIETELTQAIPDLPDPGKEEAYGRLNKGNATGILAKFFLNTKQWQKAADAAKAVIDLNYYSLNPNYVNLFRIENEGSSNREMLLALQCRTEDPFGNWYQAGALPPSYKSSPQFPNYVYKSTMSNFATQYRLRTAFTSSFAPNDKRLQLICTSYVNSSDQTVDLSTGDNARSFKYWDNNTVGNNSGTDVPVIRYADILLTRAEALNELNGPTTEAFTLINQVRTRAGIANLTAGDTPTREAFRTAIFKERGWEFYSEGKRREDLIRQGTFISLAQARGVTNAKPERVLFPIPQVEIDANKLCVQNPGY; encoded by the coding sequence ATGAAAAAGACGTTCAATTATATTCTGCTTACTGGTTGCCTGCTTGCACTTGGCGCCTGCGAACAGGCGCTGGAAGTAACACCAAAGTCTGAATTCTCGCCCGGAAACGTCCTGACGTCCGAAAGTGGGATTAAGTCACTGCTATTCTCGGCCTATGCGCAGGAACAAACCCAGTCAAACTCCCGCTATGTCATCAACGATTCGGAAGTATGCACCGACATGGGTTTTAACACCGGCGGAGCCGAAAATGGACAGTTGATCACGATCATCAACTTTACCTGGGACCCGTCGTTGGGAACCTTCAATGATGATATGTGGGGCCCAAACTACCGATCTATTCGCGATGCCAACGGGGTGATCGAAAACATTGCTAATGTGAATACGACCGAAGCCAATAAAAAGCTGTATAAAGCAGAAGCGCGGGCACTTCGGGCGCAGGCGTATGCCAATCTGTACAGTTTCTTTGGTCCTGTTCCGCTCCGTATGTCGACCACTCAGCCCGGACAATTAGCCCGCGCAACGGATGCCGAAATGTTGAATTTTATCGAAACGGAACTGACGCAGGCTATTCCCGATTTGCCCGATCCCGGCAAGGAAGAAGCCTACGGCCGCTTGAATAAAGGCAATGCCACCGGAATTCTGGCGAAGTTTTTCCTGAATACCAAACAATGGCAGAAAGCCGCCGATGCGGCCAAAGCGGTTATCGATTTAAATTACTATTCACTGAATCCGAACTACGTAAACCTGTTTCGGATTGAAAACGAAGGCAGTAGCAACCGCGAGATGTTGCTGGCTCTACAATGCCGTACCGAAGACCCATTTGGCAACTGGTATCAGGCAGGTGCGTTGCCGCCTTCCTATAAAAGCAGCCCACAATTCCCGAACTACGTCTATAAATCGACCATGTCCAATTTTGCCACGCAGTACCGGTTACGGACGGCATTCACGAGCAGCTTTGCCCCCAACGACAAGCGGCTACAGCTCATCTGCACCAGCTACGTCAACAGCAGTGATCAAACAGTTGATCTATCGACGGGCGACAATGCCCGTAGCTTTAAATACTGGGATAACAATACGGTCGGCAACAACAGCGGTACTGATGTGCCGGTTATCCGGTATGCCGATATTCTGCTGACTCGTGCCGAAGCCCTAAATGAGTTGAACGGGCCAACAACAGAAGCGTTTACCTTGATCAACCAGGTTCGTACCCGCGCCGGTATCGCGAATCTGACCGCTGGCGATACACCAACCAGGGAAGCATTTCGTACGGCGATTTTTAAGGAAAGAGGCTGGGAGTTTTATTCAGAAGGCAAACGCCGGGAAGACCTGATTCGACAGGGAACCTTTATTTCGCTGGCGCAGGCTCGGGGTGTTACCAATGCCAAGCCCGAACGCGTCCTGTTCCCGATCCCGCAGGTAGAAATCGATGCCAACAAACTCTGTGTTCAAAACCCTGGATACTAA
- a CDS encoding cellulase family glycosylhydrolase: MTTKNMKRLLTCILCLVVVVNLQAQTKWSTEKAAQWYQKQGWVRGCNFQPSTAINQLEMFQAASFDPQTIDKELGWAEGLGLNVMRVFLHHVAWTSDPSGFKNRLNQYLQISQKHGIKTMFVFFDDCWNDEYHPGKQPEPKVGIHNSGWVRDPGTMILNHPDSLPMLEKYVKDVMTTFKNDDRILLWDLYNEPGNNQYFGKSLPLVKAVFGWARAVNPSQPISAGVWNWGDKFNELNQFQLENSDIITYHQYGYSDKHKNIIGDLRQHNRPLICTEYMARRNGSLFQTIMPILKQENIGAINWGFVAGKTNTIYAWSTPMPDGKEPDLWFHDIYRKDGSAFSDDEITIIKSLTGKK, encoded by the coding sequence ATGACTACAAAAAATATGAAGAGATTATTGACATGTATACTGTGTCTGGTTGTGGTAGTAAACCTGCAGGCGCAAACCAAATGGAGTACCGAAAAGGCGGCTCAGTGGTATCAGAAACAGGGTTGGGTGCGCGGCTGTAATTTTCAGCCCAGTACGGCTATCAATCAGTTGGAAATGTTTCAGGCGGCTTCCTTCGATCCACAAACTATTGACAAGGAACTGGGCTGGGCAGAAGGCTTGGGTCTGAACGTGATGCGGGTCTTTCTGCACCATGTGGCCTGGACATCCGACCCCAGTGGTTTCAAGAATCGATTGAATCAATACCTCCAGATTTCGCAGAAACACGGCATTAAGACCATGTTTGTGTTTTTTGACGATTGCTGGAACGACGAATACCATCCCGGTAAGCAACCCGAACCGAAGGTAGGTATCCACAACAGTGGCTGGGTACGCGATCCTGGTACCATGATCCTGAACCACCCCGACAGTCTGCCCATGCTCGAAAAGTATGTGAAGGATGTAATGACCACCTTTAAAAATGATGACCGTATTCTGCTGTGGGACCTGTATAACGAACCCGGTAATAACCAGTATTTCGGGAAAAGTCTGCCGTTGGTAAAAGCTGTTTTTGGCTGGGCTAGGGCCGTAAATCCGTCACAGCCGATCAGCGCAGGTGTCTGGAACTGGGGGGATAAGTTTAACGAACTGAATCAATTTCAGCTCGAAAACTCCGACATCATTACCTACCACCAATACGGCTATAGCGATAAACACAAGAACATAATCGGCGATCTGCGTCAGCACAACCGCCCCCTTATCTGTACCGAGTATATGGCTCGTCGGAATGGCAGTTTATTTCAGACAATTATGCCCATATTGAAACAGGAAAATATAGGAGCGATCAACTGGGGGTTTGTGGCCGGTAAAACCAACACCATCTACGCCTGGTCGACACCCATGCCGGATGGTAAAGAACCGGACCTCTGGTTCCATGACATTTATCGGAAAGACGGTTCGGCCTTCAGCGACGACGAAATCACTATCATTAAATCCTTAACCGGAAAAAAGTAA
- a CDS encoding MFS transporter: MSPTATVSPSNSLRPLFTLPVIVAALGYFVDVYDLLLFNIVRVPSLKDIGLSEADISLIGGKILNYQQAGLLIGGIVWGILGDKRGRLSVLFGSIITYSLANIACGFVHDPQLYAILRFVAGLGLAGELGAGITLVSEILPPHLRGYGSSLVASVGLLGAVVAYFTVTLFDWRTTYFVGGGLGLGLLLMRVSVLESGMFKRTQETGVSRGNFWALFRSKTAVLRYLRCMGIAVPTYFVIGILATFGNEFGKALGITEAIQPGRCLMLMYVGTVAGDLFSGVLSQWLRARRSAIGWMMGLALVLVGIYLFGGIKSTSLFYNSYLLMGFSIGYIAMFLTITAESFGTNLRATATTSVANNVRATTLLSIPAYQAMKPSLGVIESAAIVALVCFLLGFWSLFTMAETYGKELDYSE; encoded by the coding sequence TCGCCAACTGCTACCGTATCACCGTCAAATTCATTACGTCCGCTTTTTACGTTGCCCGTTATTGTAGCCGCTCTAGGCTACTTTGTCGATGTCTATGATTTACTACTGTTCAACATTGTGCGGGTTCCTAGCCTGAAAGATATTGGTCTGTCGGAAGCCGACATTTCCTTGATTGGCGGTAAAATCCTCAATTATCAGCAGGCCGGTCTGTTGATCGGTGGTATTGTCTGGGGTATTCTGGGCGATAAACGAGGTAGGTTGTCGGTTCTGTTTGGCAGTATCATCACCTATTCGTTAGCGAATATTGCCTGTGGCTTTGTCCATGACCCGCAACTCTATGCCATTCTCCGCTTTGTTGCTGGCTTAGGTCTGGCGGGCGAACTGGGAGCAGGCATAACACTCGTCAGCGAGATTCTGCCACCGCATCTGCGCGGCTATGGCTCATCACTGGTAGCCAGTGTCGGTTTACTCGGGGCTGTCGTTGCGTATTTCACCGTTACCCTGTTCGACTGGCGCACGACCTATTTTGTCGGTGGTGGACTGGGCTTAGGACTACTACTCATGCGGGTGAGCGTGCTGGAATCAGGTATGTTCAAACGGACGCAGGAAACGGGCGTTTCACGGGGGAATTTCTGGGCGTTGTTCCGAAGCAAAACTGCTGTTCTCCGCTACCTGCGCTGCATGGGTATTGCCGTTCCAACCTACTTTGTCATTGGTATTCTGGCTACGTTCGGTAACGAGTTTGGGAAGGCACTGGGTATTACCGAAGCGATCCAGCCAGGTCGTTGTCTGATGCTCATGTATGTAGGCACGGTGGCTGGTGATTTATTCAGTGGGGTACTGAGCCAGTGGTTACGAGCTCGTCGGAGTGCCATAGGGTGGATGATGGGGCTTGCTCTGGTTCTGGTCGGTATTTATCTGTTCGGCGGCATAAAATCGACCAGCCTGTTTTACAACAGCTACTTATTGATGGGCTTCAGCATCGGCTACATCGCCATGTTCCTGACCATTACGGCAGAGAGTTTTGGCACCAACCTCCGCGCTACCGCCACGACCTCAGTAGCCAACAATGTCCGGGCTACCACCCTTCTAAGCATTCCGGCCTATCAGGCTATGAAGCCGTCGCTGGGCGTCATCGAATCGGCCGCTATCGTCGCCCTGGTTTGTTTTTTACTCGGCTTCTGGTCCCTCTTTACAATGGCAGAAACCTATGGGAAAGAGCTGGATTACAGCGAGTAG
- a CDS encoding ferritin-like domain-containing protein, translating to MNLQNLFNELEQVDGDFIGRMEHVSRRGLFSALTKKTVAVAAPTILASALNNAYGQGMMLPDNVVDVLNFALTLEYLEYRFYDIGNNLTMIPSQYKPAFELIRQHEELHVKLLKKVLGSKAIAEPKFDFTAKGMFPDVFSNFQTFAAVSQAFEDTGVRAYKGQAPNLMNAKPILETALQIHSTEATHAARIRFLRGQKGWIPLASPSGLPPAVGAMVYKGEDNVTQKNINLAGILNGLVPLEGITEAYDEPLTKEEVLEIVKPFLA from the coding sequence ATGAACTTACAAAATCTATTCAACGAACTCGAACAGGTTGATGGTGACTTTATCGGCCGGATGGAACACGTTTCCCGTCGCGGACTGTTTAGCGCATTGACCAAAAAGACTGTGGCCGTTGCCGCACCGACCATTCTGGCATCGGCCCTCAATAACGCCTACGGACAGGGCATGATGCTACCCGACAATGTTGTGGATGTACTCAATTTTGCCCTTACGCTGGAATATCTCGAATATCGTTTTTACGACATTGGCAACAACCTGACTATGATTCCTTCGCAGTATAAGCCTGCTTTTGAACTCATTCGCCAACACGAAGAACTCCACGTCAAACTGCTCAAAAAGGTATTGGGCTCTAAAGCCATTGCCGAACCGAAGTTTGATTTTACGGCCAAGGGTATGTTCCCGGATGTATTCAGCAATTTCCAGACCTTCGCGGCTGTTTCGCAGGCATTTGAAGATACGGGTGTACGGGCGTATAAAGGGCAGGCTCCAAACCTAATGAACGCCAAGCCCATTCTGGAAACTGCTTTGCAGATTCACTCGACCGAAGCCACCCACGCAGCCCGGATTCGGTTTTTGCGCGGTCAGAAAGGCTGGATTCCGCTGGCTAGTCCATCGGGTTTACCACCCGCCGTAGGGGCTATGGTCTACAAGGGCGAAGACAATGTAACCCAGAAGAACATCAATCTGGCAGGTATTCTGAATGGCCTGGTACCGCTGGAAGGCATTACCGAGGCCTATGACGAGCCACTGACTAAAGAAGAAGTGCTGGAGATTGTGAAGCCATTCCTGGCCTAG
- a CDS encoding amidase: protein MQTSSQPQTLPFDEYVSRDATALADLVRTGEVTPAELLETAIVRAEAVNPQLNAIVTPLYDKGRAMTKELPETAPFRGVPFLLKDLELEWSGTPMKSGCRGYRNYVSTADSEVIKRLKAAGLVFFGKTNTPEFGLTPYSESKLYGPARNPWKQTHSPGGSSGGSAVAVAAGIVPAATASDGGGSIRIPASCCGLFGLKPSKGRVTLGPRFGELWNGAVTGLAVTRSVRDSAALLDAIAGPMPGDPYFLPAPERPFRDEVGRDPDKLRIAFSTQPLMPGQTIDPECIRAVQETVKLLEKLGHSVDEIPLPYEKTIVTEAFFVNVLSETAATLRELGEYLGRPVRRDDVELNTWAQARLAEGFSAADLAYQKRRWNSLNRSMGTLHETYDLFLTPTLPRPPIAIGTFQNKASEERLLKLVDSLGGLKYLKGSKTVEDLAERSLGYISFTVITNMTGQPSMSVPLHWSADGLPIGVMFAAKLGDEATLFRLASQLEQERPWFMKRPTL from the coding sequence ATGCAAACATCATCCCAACCCCAGACTTTACCGTTCGATGAGTACGTTAGCCGCGATGCCACCGCTCTGGCTGATCTTGTCCGAACGGGCGAGGTAACGCCGGCCGAGTTGCTGGAAACGGCCATTGTCCGTGCTGAGGCTGTCAATCCACAACTCAATGCCATCGTTACGCCCCTATACGACAAAGGCCGGGCTATGACAAAGGAGCTACCTGAGACTGCTCCCTTTCGGGGTGTTCCCTTTTTGCTGAAAGATCTGGAGCTGGAATGGTCCGGAACGCCCATGAAATCGGGTTGTCGGGGTTATCGGAACTATGTGTCGACGGCGGATAGTGAAGTGATTAAACGATTGAAAGCCGCCGGATTAGTTTTCTTTGGTAAAACCAATACGCCTGAATTTGGTCTGACACCGTATTCCGAATCGAAACTGTACGGCCCCGCCCGAAATCCCTGGAAACAGACACATTCGCCGGGTGGTTCGAGTGGTGGGTCGGCGGTGGCGGTGGCGGCTGGTATTGTTCCGGCGGCAACGGCATCAGATGGGGGCGGTTCTATTCGAATTCCGGCTTCGTGTTGTGGACTGTTCGGACTGAAACCGTCGAAGGGTCGGGTGACGCTGGGGCCTCGTTTTGGTGAGTTGTGGAACGGAGCGGTGACCGGACTCGCTGTTACCCGTAGTGTGCGGGATAGTGCCGCACTGCTCGATGCCATTGCAGGACCTATGCCCGGTGATCCGTATTTTCTGCCTGCACCTGAGCGACCATTTCGGGACGAAGTGGGTCGTGATCCGGATAAGCTGCGGATTGCGTTTTCTACCCAGCCACTAATGCCGGGCCAAACGATTGACCCCGAATGCATTCGGGCGGTTCAGGAAACGGTTAAACTGCTGGAAAAACTAGGTCACTCGGTCGACGAAATTCCGTTGCCTTATGAGAAAACCATTGTCACGGAAGCCTTCTTCGTGAATGTGCTGAGCGAAACAGCCGCTACCCTTCGCGAATTGGGTGAATATCTGGGCCGCCCGGTTCGGCGTGACGATGTCGAGCTAAATACCTGGGCGCAGGCCCGACTGGCTGAAGGGTTCTCGGCGGCTGATCTGGCCTATCAGAAACGGCGCTGGAATTCACTCAACCGAAGTATGGGGACTCTCCATGAAACTTATGACCTGTTTCTGACGCCAACCTTGCCACGCCCACCCATTGCCATCGGGACGTTTCAGAACAAAGCTTCGGAAGAGCGGCTCCTCAAACTGGTTGACTCGTTGGGTGGCTTAAAATACCTGAAAGGCAGCAAAACGGTCGAAGACCTGGCCGAGCGCTCGCTGGGTTATATTTCCTTCACGGTCATTACCAATATGACGGGCCAGCCCTCCATGTCGGTTCCTCTGCATTGGTCGGCAGACGGTTTGCCCATCGGTGTTATGTTTGCCGCCAAACTTGGTGACGAAGCCACCTTATTCCGACTCGCCAGCCAGCTAGAACAGGAGCGCCCCTGGTTTATGAAACGACCAACTTTGTAA
- a CDS encoding arylsulfatase: MRMKKGLILVPIVLLATAALVLFSGFETKRPDAQQPLAARKPNIIVIMADDMGFSDLGCYGSEIQTPNLDYLANNGIRYTQFYNTSRCCPTRAALLTGLYNQQAGIGKMTDLEDEPGYRGHLTDNTVTLAEVLKTAGYRTAMTGKWHVSNTTVQKDPKEQLAWLNHQKEFGDFAPLDQYPTNRGFDKYFGNIWGVVDFFDPFSLVSGTRPIRHVPKNYYHTDAINDTTVAYIKEYGNSSAPFFIYVAETAPHWPLMALPEDIVKYKDTYKVGWEAIRKARYQKMAKLGLIDPAKTPLSKRFQDDLTWEANPDKEWDAQAMAVHAAMIDRMDRGIGRIIKALRETGQLDNTLILFLSDNGASPENCAAYGPGFDRPSETRDGRKIVYDLKKQIMPGAQTSYASIGQRWANVANTPYQYWKAESYEGGIHTPLVAFWPAGITAKKGSYSEQVGHVMDFMSTFVELAGAKYPATYKGHAITPTTGISLVPSFQGKATAGHGSLFNEHFGARYARSGNWKLVSASRDTTWHLFDLATDRTETQDVSAQHPDKVRQLASEWHQWAKTHQVFPKPGKK; this comes from the coding sequence ATGCGTATGAAAAAAGGCCTGATTCTGGTGCCCATCGTATTACTAGCCACAGCCGCGCTTGTCCTGTTTAGCGGATTCGAGACAAAACGCCCGGATGCCCAACAACCACTGGCTGCTCGTAAGCCAAACATTATTGTGATTATGGCCGATGATATGGGCTTTTCGGATTTGGGTTGCTACGGGAGCGAAATTCAAACCCCAAATCTGGATTATCTGGCCAATAACGGTATTCGCTATACGCAATTTTACAATACGTCGCGCTGCTGCCCGACGCGGGCTGCGTTGCTGACAGGGTTATATAACCAGCAGGCCGGTATCGGAAAAATGACGGATCTGGAAGATGAACCCGGTTATCGCGGACACCTGACTGACAATACAGTTACGCTGGCCGAAGTGCTGAAGACAGCCGGTTACCGGACCGCCATGACGGGTAAATGGCATGTGTCGAACACTACTGTTCAGAAAGACCCAAAGGAGCAACTGGCCTGGCTGAACCATCAGAAAGAGTTTGGCGACTTTGCACCCCTCGATCAGTATCCAACCAATCGGGGTTTCGATAAATATTTTGGGAACATATGGGGCGTAGTCGATTTTTTTGACCCGTTCAGTCTGGTCAGTGGCACCAGGCCCATCAGGCATGTCCCTAAAAATTACTACCATACCGATGCCATCAACGACACCACGGTTGCCTATATTAAAGAATACGGGAATTCGTCAGCTCCGTTTTTTATCTACGTGGCCGAAACCGCTCCGCACTGGCCGCTAATGGCTTTGCCTGAGGACATTGTCAAATACAAAGACACGTACAAAGTAGGATGGGAGGCCATACGTAAAGCCAGGTATCAGAAAATGGCCAAACTGGGGCTAATTGATCCAGCCAAAACGCCATTGTCGAAACGCTTTCAGGATGACCTAACCTGGGAGGCTAATCCCGATAAGGAATGGGATGCGCAGGCAATGGCTGTTCATGCCGCCATGATCGACCGGATGGACCGGGGAATTGGTCGTATCATTAAAGCCCTGCGCGAAACTGGTCAACTTGACAATACGCTGATTCTGTTTTTGTCGGACAATGGAGCGAGCCCTGAAAACTGTGCCGCCTATGGTCCCGGCTTCGACCGGCCGAGTGAAACGCGGGATGGTCGGAAAATTGTATATGATCTGAAAAAGCAGATTATGCCAGGGGCTCAAACTTCGTATGCATCCATTGGGCAGCGTTGGGCCAATGTCGCCAATACACCGTACCAGTATTGGAAAGCCGAGTCGTATGAAGGGGGAATACACACGCCACTGGTTGCATTCTGGCCGGCTGGTATTACGGCCAAAAAAGGTAGCTACAGCGAACAGGTGGGGCATGTGATGGATTTTATGAGCACATTTGTCGAACTGGCCGGTGCGAAATACCCGGCTACCTACAAAGGCCACGCCATTACCCCCACAACCGGTATCAGTCTGGTGCCTTCATTTCAGGGAAAGGCAACAGCCGGGCATGGATCGCTGTTCAATGAGCATTTTGGTGCCCGCTATGCCCGCTCCGGCAACTGGAAACTCGTATCGGCCAGCCGCGATACTACCTGGCATCTGTTCGATCTGGCTACCGACCGAACCGAAACCCAGGATGTATCCGCTCAGCATCCCGATAAAGTACGTCAACTGGCATCCGAATGGCACCAATGGGCCAAAACACACCAGGTATTCCCTAAGCCAGGAAAGAAATAA